The Acutalibacter muris genomic sequence TTCCTGCGCTTCTGGTCGCCCATAGAGGGCTGGCTGCGCACAAGAAAGGTCCGCTTTTCCCAGCGCAAACAGTACAAATACTTCAAGTGCCCCAGCTGCCGTCAGGAGCTGCGTGCACCAAGGGGCCGGGGAAAGATAGAGGTCACCTGTCAGAAATGCCATAACGTATTCCGCACAAAGACCTGACCGTGAGAGAGGGAGGAGAAAATGAGGTTTACAGATGAAAAAAGCCGGGACCGGCTTAAAGTGGGCAGCATTTTGCTGGTTTTGACAGCGCTGCTTGCAATGGCCGTGCTGCACTTTGACAAGGTTCTGGGGGCGATAAACACCTTGGGCAATACCCTCTCGCCGGTGGTGGGGGGGCTTGTGATAGCCTATATTTTGAACGTGTTCGTGCACTTTTTCGAGGATATTGCCTTCAAGCCCTTTGAAAGTTCAAAGTCAAAAGTGTGGAAAAAGCTGCGGCGGCCGGTGTCGGTGACCCTGGCGTATCTTGTGGTGATACTCCTGGTGGTGTTTATAGTATGCTTCATCATACCAAGCCTTGTGGACTCCATGAGTGTGCTGACGGTTACCATACAGCGCAACCTCCCCATATACGCAAACCAGGCCATGGGCTGGGCCAACGACATAGCCCAAAGGTATGACCTGACCTTTATCCAGGAGTTCCTGAACGAATTCAACTGGAGCTCTCTTTTGAACGTGCTGGGGGACGCCACGAAATTCACAACGGAGATACTCTCCGAGGTGTTCAATATGACGGCGAACGTAGCCTCCGGCGTGTTCGCCATGATAATGGGCTTCATCTTCTCGGTATATATGCTCTCCGGCAAGGAGAAGCTTATCCGGGGCGTGAAGGACTCTCTGAGGGCCTTTCTGCCAAAGCGGGCAGCGACAGTTGTCGCCCGGGTGGCAAGGCTCGCAAACCGGGTGTTCTTCTCCTTTATCCGGGGACAGCTTACCGAGTGCGTCATCCTGGGGGTGCTCTGCTATATCGGCATGAGCCTGCTTCAGCTGGACTATGCCCTGCTTATATCCTCGGTGGTGGCCTTGGGGGCGCTGATACCCATACTTGGCGCATACATCGGGGCCGGAGTGGGGGCCTTTATACTGCTGCTGGTGCATCCCATCGACGCGCTGATATTTGTGGTGTTCCTGGTGATACTCCAGCAGGTGGAGGGCAACCTCATATACCCACGGGTGGTGGGGTCCTCCATCGGCCTGCCTCCAATATGGACCATCTTCGCCGTGACCTTCTGGGGCGGGGTGATGGGCATAGTGGGCATATGGATAGGCACGCCCCTGACGGCGGTATTCTACAGGCTCTTTAGAGAGCAGGTATATGCCCGGCTGCCAAAACGGCCCCAGGCAGAGCCGGGGACGGAGAGGGCGGAGGAGGTCAAATGAAGCTGTCCCGCTGGAACTCGGTCATGTTCTGCCAGTAGCGCATGGGCATATTCCCCCGGCGCAGCTTGGGGTTTATGCGTCCCTCCACGGCAATGGTATCATAAAAGAGCCGCCAGAGCTCCCGAAAGCGCGTCTCCTCCTCAGAGGGCTCGGGCAGTTCTAAGCTGTCGGCCTGGAAGAACTCCCGCTTGTGCCCCTTGGACTGGTACAAAAAGCCCATGCCGTGGGACTTGTCAAATATTACCAGGTTTTCCGTGTTGAACCGCTCGCAGAAATGGGGAGCGACCAGGGGCAGGACGGTGTTGTTGGGGGTTATCATAGAGGCCAGAAAGCCCCCGCAGTCGGAAAAGCGCATGAACTCCACGTGGTAGTGGGCCTCGTTTTTAAGGTACAGAAGGGCCTTATCTATGGCGTGCACGTCCGGGTCCACGCTCCTTCTGGTGACCCTGGAGCCGTGGCGGTAGCCCTTTAATATGAAGCGTATAAGGTGAAGCTCCTTCTCCTCCATGCAGGTAAGGAAACCCCTTCGCACCATACCCTGGGCCAGGGGGGATATCTTCTCCGAAAGGGACCGCTCCACCCGGGCGGCAAGCTCATTATCCGTGGCTACGGCCTTTGTACCGAACAGTGTGCCCTGGGGCTCGTCCAGCAGCTGGACGCCCTGGGGCAGCGCCTTATCCTTAAAGCACTGGGCCACACAGCAGAGAAAGCCCTGATAGCTGCCGTCATAGCGGTAGACTAGATTTGCCCTGTCAGACATTTTACACCGTCCTCTCTTATGGGAGCGAAAAAGGATAACTGCTCCGGCGGGTCTATCCTCCGCTGGCCAAGTCCCCGCTCGCTGATGGCTCCGGCTATCACCGCGGGGTTGTCTGTGGGCAGGGGAGAGGCGCTCTTGCCATTGCACACTATAAAGTATTTGGCGCGTTTCAGCACCACGCCCAGCTTTTTAAGGCCGTCAAAGTCAAGCTTTCCCTGCCGCCTGGCGGAGCGTATACGCATGGCGGACTTTACGCCTATCCCGGGCACCCGCAGAAGCATTTCATAGGGGGCGGCGTTTATCTCTACGGGGAAGTGCTCCATGTGGTTCACGGCCCAGTTGCACTTGGGGTCCAGAAGCGGGTTAAAGTCCGGGTGCTCGTCATCCAGTATTTCCCCGGCAGAGAAGCCGTAGAACCGAAGGAGCCAGTCCGCCTGATAGAGCCTATGCTCCCGAAGAAGCGGGGGAGGGGTGTCAAGGGCGGGCAGCGCCCTGTCAGAGACCACGGGCATATAGGCCGAGAAGAAAACTCGCTTAAGGCTGTATTTCTTGTAGAGCCCCTCGGTGAGGTTCAGTATCTGCCGGTCGCTTTCGGGGCTGGCGCCGATTATCATCTGGGTGGACTGGCCCGCCGGGACGAAGCGGGGGGCGGCCTTGTACTTCACGATCTCCTTGCTGTTCTGGGCGATGCCGTCCCGGATCTGGGCCATGGGGGTGAGTATCTTCTCCTTGGACTTCTGTGGGGCCAAAAGCTTCAGGCTCGTCTGTGAGGGCAGCTCAATGTTCACGCTCATGCGGTCGGCATAGCGGCCCAGCTGCTCCGTGAGCCTTGGGCTGGCACCGGGTATGGCCTTGATATGCACATACCCCCAGAACCCACATTCCTCTCTGAGCATCTTTATGGCCGACAGCATCAGTTCACAGGTGTAGTCCGGGTTCTTTACCACCGCCGAGGACAGGAACAAGCCCTCGATGTAGTTGCGGCGGTAGAACTGCATGGTAAGCTCGCAGAGCTCCTTTGGGGTGAAGCTGGCACGCTTACAGTCGGTGGAGCGGCGGTTGACGCAGTAGGTGCAGTCGAAAGCGCAGTCGTTGCTCATGAGCACCTTTAAAAGAGAGATGCACCGGCCGTCGGCGGCGAAGCTGTGGCAGATGCCGGCCTTGGCGGCGGTACCCAGCTTGCCCTCCATGCCGGGGCGGTCCACGCCGCTGGAGGTGCAGGCCACGTCGTACTTGGCCGCGTCCGTCAGTATCTCAAGCTTCTGGAAGATGTCATATTCACTCATGCCTGTCCTCCCTATGGGGTTTTAACGCAAAGGCCCGGTTTATGCTGCCGCTGCCGTACTTTTCCCGCACCCG encodes the following:
- a CDS encoding AI-2E family transporter, which codes for MRFTDEKSRDRLKVGSILLVLTALLAMAVLHFDKVLGAINTLGNTLSPVVGGLVIAYILNVFVHFFEDIAFKPFESSKSKVWKKLRRPVSVTLAYLVVILLVVFIVCFIIPSLVDSMSVLTVTIQRNLPIYANQAMGWANDIAQRYDLTFIQEFLNEFNWSSLLNVLGDATKFTTEILSEVFNMTANVASGVFAMIMGFIFSVYMLSGKEKLIRGVKDSLRAFLPKRAATVVARVARLANRVFFSFIRGQLTECVILGVLCYIGMSLLQLDYALLISSVVALGALIPILGAYIGAGVGAFILLLVHPIDALIFVVFLVILQQVEGNLIYPRVVGSSIGLPPIWTIFAVTFWGGVMGIVGIWIGTPLTAVFYRLFREQVYARLPKRPQAEPGTERAEEVK
- a CDS encoding TIGR03915 family putative DNA repair protein; the encoded protein is MSDRANLVYRYDGSYQGFLCCVAQCFKDKALPQGVQLLDEPQGTLFGTKAVATDNELAARVERSLSEKISPLAQGMVRRGFLTCMEEKELHLIRFILKGYRHGSRVTRRSVDPDVHAIDKALLYLKNEAHYHVEFMRFSDCGGFLASMITPNNTVLPLVAPHFCERFNTENLVIFDKSHGMGFLYQSKGHKREFFQADSLELPEPSEEETRFRELWRLFYDTIAVEGRINPKLRRGNMPMRYWQNMTEFQRDSFI
- a CDS encoding putative DNA modification/repair radical SAM protein; protein product: MSEYDIFQKLEILTDAAKYDVACTSSGVDRPGMEGKLGTAAKAGICHSFAADGRCISLLKVLMSNDCAFDCTYCVNRRSTDCKRASFTPKELCELTMQFYRRNYIEGLFLSSAVVKNPDYTCELMLSAIKMLREECGFWGYVHIKAIPGASPRLTEQLGRYADRMSVNIELPSQTSLKLLAPQKSKEKILTPMAQIRDGIAQNSKEIVKYKAAPRFVPAGQSTQMIIGASPESDRQILNLTEGLYKKYSLKRVFFSAYMPVVSDRALPALDTPPPLLREHRLYQADWLLRFYGFSAGEILDDEHPDFNPLLDPKCNWAVNHMEHFPVEINAAPYEMLLRVPGIGVKSAMRIRSARRQGKLDFDGLKKLGVVLKRAKYFIVCNGKSASPLPTDNPAVIAGAISERGLGQRRIDPPEQLSFFAPIREDGVKCLTGQI